The DNA sequence TCGAGATGTACTTTACTTTCAAACATCTCTTCCATGTCTTTACGTGCCTCGATGCCAATCGTCTTTATCCGTGAGCCACGATTGCCAATAACCATTTTTTTCTGGCCTTCTCGCTCGACCAGAATAAGGCCATTGATATTAAAACCACCCCGTTCATTGGTTACGAATTGCTCAATTTCCACGGTCACCGAATAGGGTAATTCAGCCCCAAGAAAACGCATCAACTTTTCACGAATGATTTCAGCAGCCATAAAACGCTGTGAGCGATCAGTAATATAATCCTCAGGGAAGTGGTGTCCCCCTTCAGGTAAACGCTGACGCACCAGTGCAGCAATGGTATCTACATTTTTACCGTGCTCAGCGGAAATAGGCACTATATCGATAAAATTCATCTGCTGACTGAGAAATTGCATATGTGGCAATAAGATGCTCTTATCGGTGATATTATCCACCTTATTGATAGCAAGCAGCACCGGCACTCTGCTCTCTTTCAGTTTATTGACAACCATTTCATCATCAGCTGTCCAGCGAGTTCCTTCTACGACGAAAATGACCAGTTCAACATCACCAATTGAGCTACTGGCAGCACGATTCATTAACCGGTTAATCGCACGTTTTTCTTCAATGTGCAAACCTGGCGTGTCGACATAGATAGCCTGCCAGCAGCCTTCAGTGTGAATCCCCATGATTCGATGCCGCGTGGTTTGCGGTTTTCTCGATGTGATCGAGACTTTTTGCCCCAGAAGCTGATTGAGCAACGTCGACTTACCAACATTTGGGCGTCCCACTATCGCAATAAAACCGCAATGCTGCTTGTTTTCACTCATTCTATACCTAGCCTGGTTAATGCCTGTTCTGCTGCCGCCTGCTCTGCTTTACGACGACTTGATCCTGTGCCCACTACGGGTTCATTGATTCCTGAAATCTGACAGTGAATCGTGAACTCCTGATCGTGCGCTTCACCGCGTACTTGTACAACGAGATAGGCGGGTAATGGAAGATGTCGTCCTTGCAAATACTCCTGCAACCGGGTTTTAGGATCTTTTTGCTTATCGCCGGGGCTAATTTCATCAAGACGACTTGCATACCATTGTAAAATTAGACGTTCAACCGATTGGATGTCGCTGTCCAGAAAAACACCACCGATCAATGCTTCCACCGTATCAGCAAGAATCGATTCACGGCGGTAGCCACCACTTTTTAATTCGCCCGGACCAAGACGCAGGCACTCCCCAAGCTCAAATTCACGCGCAATTTCAGCTAACGTATTACCACGCACCAGTGTAGCGCGCATCCGACTCATATCACCCTCATCCACCCGGGGAAAACGATGATAAAGGGCATTGGCTATCACGTAGCTAAGAATTGAGTCACCCAGAAACTCCAGACGCTCATTATGTTTACTGCTGGCACTGCGGTGCGTTAATGCCTGTTGCAAAAGTTCCTGCTGAGTAAATGTATAGCCAAGCTTGCGCTGTAGCCGATTAATTACGATGGGATTCATGTATCACTCGTTTCTGAATGCGTTAATTACTCTGCATACGCAACAGGGCTGAAAAAAACAGCACCCTCTGTTGCGTGTGCAGTGGTTTCCTTACGGAAACCACCCAATTAGCGACCGGAATTAATGGACCAGACCGATACGGCTCAACCGTACACCTGTGGGCCATTTACCCTCTTGTTTCTCAAAGCTCATCCAAATTGCCGTTGCACGTCCAACCAGATTTCTCTCTGGTACAAAACCCCAGTAACGACTGTCTGAACTGTTATCGCGGTTATCACCCATCATGAAGTACATTCCTTCGGGGACGACCCATGTTGCCTGTGGTTGTCCAGGCTGCTGGTAATATGAGCTTTCTTGTCCCTGAGCTTGCATCAATAACAGAATGTTGTGGGTTACGCCACCCAGCGTCTCCTGACGCGTTGCCAGCCTAAATCCGCCCTTCATGGTTTCATCCTGAGGCACCTGATAAAAACCACTGCCTACGTCATTCCCTTCATAACCACTGAATGTCTGAATAAAACCACTGGGTTCAATGTTGCCGTAGCTCACTACAGTCTCGCAGGAGGAACCTGCAGAACAAGGCTGCTGCACGGAAACCGTTTTACTGACTGGATCATAAGTTACTGTATCGCCGGGCAAACCAACCACGCGTTTAATATAATCCAGACTCGGATCTTTGGGATATTTAAAGACTGCAATATCACCTCGTTTAGGGTGACCTGTAGAAATCAACGTCGTCTGAGTAATCGGGTCTTTAATTCCGTATGCAAACTTTTCTACCAGGATAAAGTCACCAATCAGCAGCGTTGGCATCATAGAGCCGGAAGGTATCTGAAAGGGTTCGTAAATAAATGAACGCACTAAGAAAACCAGAAACAGCACAGGAAATACCGAGCCACCGGTCTCAACCCAGCCTGGCTGATGCTGTTCTCCGTCTGCAAGCGGCTCAGTCTGTTTCTGCGCTTTACGCGCAGCAGAAACTTTAAATTTGTTGATGCACCATAGTATACCCGTGATGAGTGTTGCTATCGTCAGGATCAGGGCAAATGTATTAGCCATTTCTCTCTTTCCTCACAGCCCTGAGGCCTTATTTGTTATCTTTACCTACATGAAGAATCGCAAGGAACGCTTCCTGAGGTAACTCGACATTACCTACCTGTTTCATTCTTTTCTTACCGTCTTTCTGTTTCTGTAACAGTTTTTTCTTACGGCTGACATCACCACCATAACATTTTGCCAGCACGTTCTTACGCAGCTGTTTCACGGTAGAGCGGGCAATGATGTGGTTACCGATAGCGGCCTGAATCGCAATATCAAACTGTTGACGTGGAATGAGCTCCTTCATTTTTTCCACTAAATCACGTCCGCGATACTGGGAATTATCACGATGTGTAATCAGGGCAAGAGCATCAACGCGCTCACTATTGATAAGCACGTCCACTCTTACCATATCAGATGCCTGGAAACGTTTAAAATTGTAGTCCAAAGAGGCATAGCCTCGCGAAGTGGATTTAAGCCTGTCGAAGAAATCCAGCACCACTTCAGCCATCGGTATTTCGTAGGTCAGCGCAACCTGATTACCATGATAGGCCATGTTAGTCTGTACTCCGCGCTTCTCGATACACAACGTAATCACATTTCCCAGATACTCCTGGGGAAGAAGCATATGACACTCAGCAATGGGTTCCCTCAACTCTTCAATATTGTTGAGTGGTGGCAATTTCGAGGGGCTGTCAACATACACAGTTTCGCCAGAAGTCGTCATTACTTCATACACCACGGTCGGCGCTGTGGTGATCAGATCAAGATCATATTCGCGTTCCAGACGCTCCTGAATAATTTCCATGTGCAGTAAGCCGAGGAAACCACAGCGAAAACCAAATCCAAGCGCCGTAGAGCTTTCTGGCTCATAAAACAGTGAAGCATCGTTAAGACTGAGTTTACCTAAAGCATCGCGGAAAGCTTCATAATCATCAGAACTGACCGGGAAGAGCCCGGCATAGACCTGTGGTTTTACCTTTTTAAAGCCAGGAAGTGATTGTTCAGCCGAGTGGCGGGCAAGGGTCAGAGTATCTCCCACCGGGGCCCCTAAAATATCTTTAATTGCGCATACCAGCCAGCCCACTTCACCGCAATTCAACACTTCACGATCGATACGTTTCGGCGTGAAAATACCCAGGCGATCGGCGTTATATACCTGCCCTGTGCTCATCACTTTCACTTTCTCGCCTTTACGTAAGGTGCCATTTTTAATGCGAATCAGCGAGACTACTCCGAGATAATTATCAAACCAGGAGTCAATAATTAATGCCTGTAGCGGCGCATCAGCATCACCTTGAGGTGCTGGAATATCTCTCACCAGACGTTCAAGCACTTCGGGTACTCCTACCCCCGTTTTGGCAGAACAACGCACAGCATCAGTAGCATCTATGCCAACGATCTCTTCAATCTCCTGCGAAACACGATCCGGGTCGGCGGCGGGTAAATCGATTTTATTGAGTACCGGTACGACCTCAAGATCCATTTCCATCGCGGTGTAGCAGTTCGCCAGGGTTTGAGCTTCAACACCCTGTCCTGCATCAACCACCAGCAAAGCACCCTCACAGGCAGCCAGAGAACGTGAAACTTCATAAGAAAAGTCTACATGGCCCGGGGTGTCGATAAAATTTAACTGGTAAGTCTCGCCATCTTGAGCATGGTAATCGAGGGTGACACTTTGTGCTTTAATCGTAATACCACGCTCACGCTCTAAATCCATTGAATCCAGAACTTGTGCTGCCATTTCGCGTTCACCCAGGCCACCACAAATCTGAATCAGGCGATCAGACAGGGTCGATTTACCGTGGTCAATATGTGCGATAATAGAAAAGTTTCTTATGTGCTTCATTATGGAGTTTTTCTGCCTTCCAGATAGAGTAACCCCTGACGCTGACCGCCAGAAGAGCATGATAGAACAGACACAGATGCGCCCGAAAACAGCCATTCTACACTACATATCAAAGGGGTGGAATGAGGGAAAGAAGATCATCCCATCGCACTGTGCAGAAAAGGGAATTAACAGGCAACTCATCGGCGGCTGACAGCAATAACAGGGCTTTTGATAAGGAATAAATATGGCTTATTGCTCGTCTTGCTGCCTGGCAGGGTCACTGTCCACCACACGGAGTTGTTCAGGCCCCAATGCGATATTAAGGATCACAGGTTGATACGCGGCCACTTTACTCAGGGAAGCAGACACCCCTTTGGCGATGATAAACCCACCAACACCCCCCAAAAGAGCACCTACTGCAGCAGCAAGATCACTAACAAACAGAAACTGGAATAATCCCGCCATCAAAAAAAGCCCCAGTAACGGTGAAAAGTAAACCACCAGTGCAGAGCTCAGCAGACTTTTCTCAGGGATACCCAATTCAATACGTTGCCCGGGCTGTAACGGCTCATCACATCGTAACGTCATAACGTGAGCTTCTTTAGGACCCAGTTTATTCAGTAACTGACTGCCACACCCGCGGCGAGCCGAACAGCCGCTACAGAAGGTTTTCATTTCAGAATGCAGGGTAGCGACCCCTTCCTGCCAGGAAATAACAGTGGCCCATTCTTTCATCATGGCGAATTCCTTAATATCACGTTGTCGACAATGCGTTTCGCGGTAGTTGGGGGAACTTCACCCACCAGGGTTATCTCAATATTATTACGCACGACCGATTGCACTGTTCGTCGCCCGGTGCGCAATAACTGGGTAGTACTGTTCTTATCCGCAAGACTGACATTCACCGAAAAGCTAAACAAACCATCTGAATACAACCGCGATTCAACCCCTTTATTTAGGGCTGGCACCAGACGGCGACTTTGTGCCACCTCTTTAACACCATCTGGTAACCATTGTACCTGCCAGTCAAACGAGGCTTTATCACTACCCGGGACACTGATCACCGGAGGTAATTTGCTGTTATCGAGGCCTTGCATTTGCTGAAAAAGCGCATCACTGATGTCAAGATCAACCACCCGATATTGTTCCAGTGTTTCACCATCACCGTCGACCAGGTCAGCACGCAGAGGCAGTTTGCTTTCGCTATCTATCCACACAATGTAGCCATAACGGGTACCATCGCGTGCAACGATACGAATGACCTCACAAAAGTGATCAGCGACCCTGGTACGCCCTACTGCAATGTAATTATAGCTGCGGGCAAGTTTAGTAAAATCGGCATAAACCAGTGAGGGTAATGAATCGATGATATGATCGCCCGCTAAAGAAAAAGGTTCCAGACCGGGCTCAAAGTAGCTGATCTCTTTTCCGCGCTGTATAATCTCACGTCGTGGCCCATCCAGCTGCAGCAGTTGCGCATACACCTTTCCGTTAGCGGAGGCATGGCGATAGCGCATACTTTCAATGCCAAAACGCGATACGTTGATAAAAGAGAGCTGGTAATTGAGTGACTGGCTGGCCTGTTCCATTTGTTGCAACAGTGTTGTAGAGGAGCTTTCAGCCTGAGCGAAGAGGGGGCTAAAAGCCCCGACAAACACTAAACTGATGACACGAAAAAGTGGCTTCATTACTGCTGCTGTGTTCCTGATGTAGCGTTGTCTGGCACCCCGATAGTCACCTGTTGTGCGCTCTGCTGGTCAAACTGCAGTTGCTGTGAGTAAAGACGGCGCTGTAATTCATAATCCTGCATCAATGCATTAACGCGATGACGCTGCTCCTGAATCTTCTGCGGTGATGTACCATTGTAGCCATCACCCGGCACGCCTAAACTGACAGGGGATGCTTGTCCCATAATAGGTAGCGTGTTGAACACCGGAGTATCACTCGCGCTATTACTATTTTCAGGCTGATTATATTGCTGTACTCCGGCAATCACCGCCAGCGACACGCAGGCAGCCATACCGACTTGTGCAATTTGAGAACTCCATGGACGAATTTTTTGCCACAAGGAGAAACGCACATATTGTTCCGGCTTCGGTTGTGCTTCTATGATGAGGGTTTCAGTCCTGCCTGCAACCGAATCATTTTCTATCGCGGCGGCTACCCGAGCTGAAATATCGAGATCAATCAATGCCGGGAGATCACCACGTAAGGTGTCACGTATCAAATGATATCGCTGCCAATCCTGCTGCAAGGTGGTTTCTGTGGATAATGACTTAATCAAAGCACTATCCGTCATTTCACCATCCATAAAAGCGGAAAGTTGTTCTTTCTGCATGCCTCAGTACCCTTGGTAATGCCGCTACATTAGCGTTGAAGAAGCGGTTGGATTTTATTATCAATAGCCTCACGAGCACGAAAGATACGTGATCGGACTGTCCCAACAGGACAATCCATGATCGTGGCTATCTCTTCATAACTGAGTCCGTCAATTTCCCGTAATCTGATTGCCATACTCAAATCGTCGGGCAGGGACTCAATCGTACTGAAAACAATCTGTCTCAACTCGTCTGACAACATTAAATTTTCAGGGTTCGATATTTCTTTCAGTGTTCCGGCGTTTTCAAAATTTTCCGCATCAATTGCATCTACATCGCTGGTTGGAGGGCGTCGCCCCTGAGCAACGAGGTAATTTTTCGCCGTATTGACCGCAATACGATAGAGCCAGGTATAAAAGGCACTCTCGCCACGAAAAGAATCCAGTGCACGATAGGCCTTGATAAATGACTCCTGTACAACATCAGGCACATCGCCCGAAGGCACGTAACGTGATACCAGACTGGCAACCTTGTGCTGATAACGCAGCACAAGCAAATTAAACGATTTTTGATCGCCTTTCTGTATACGCTTGACAAGGACCTGATCCGTCAACTGCTCACTCATCCGAGGTAATATCTCCCCAAATCTGTATCCACGCCACAACATACTCCCCACGGCAACGCAATGTCTCTGAGTAAGCGAATAATAAGAGTCGTTGTCATGTAAAAAGTTCCCTTACAGGTTGTAAAACTGTGACGAAAAGAAGCTATATTGATAATTCAGTCAGTCTCACTGTGCTGTATCTTCTAGCTTAAACCAGAATACCCGTCTGCGTGATACCCCAGACTCATCCTTATCCACCGACACTTTTGTGTCGCCAATTTCCCCTATTTTCTGCATCGCAGAGTACATGATGATTTGCTCCAATGCACTTTAAAATCCTGGCGCTACGGGAAAATACCGAACATTCTGAGTCACAGCATTTTCAGCACCACAATGAGAAGAAATTATTTTCAGGCGTTACCTGATGGGGAATAGATCATACTCTAGCGTACCGCGTGTTATTGCCGAAATTTTACTCTGCTAACAAGACAGATAGAAATCGCGTGTCAATTGGCGATAAGCTACAGAGTAATTATGCTCTGCATCACGAATGGTCATTGACTGATGACTACATTCCGTCTGATAACGACCCAGTGCCAGCATCACCCGGTTTACCGGACGCAAAACTGTATCAGAGATATCCATTCGTTGTTTCAGATACCACCCCTGCGCGCAAGCCAGCGAGAGCAACGTTTCTGCTGCCATGAAAGGTAATATGACACAAAAAACCCCCTGTTTATCGAGTAGCTGTTCAGCACAATAGAGTAATGTCTGGTGATTGAGCGTCGTCGTATAGCGTGCGGTTGCTCTGGCTGACGTTGCGCACTCACTTCCTGAAGAGAAATAGGGCGGATTACTGACAATCAGCTGATATGTCTCTTTGCATTGAGTAACCCATTGTTGAATATCAGACTGAATAATGATGACTCTTTCTGACCAGTGGGAATTAGCGACATTAGCGATCGCCTGATTTGCTGCATCCGCATCCAGTTCTACACCATCGACATGAACGTCGAAAACAGTTCGTTGTGCCAGCATCAGGGCTATCAATCCACTGCCAGTTCCTATATCCAGAATGCGTTTGCTGTTAATCACCGGCGCCCAGGCCCCCAACAAGACACCATCAGTACCCACTTTCATTGCACACTTGTCATGTGCCACAAAAAATTTTTTAAACGTAAAACCATTGCGCGGGAGCGTTTTTCCTGCTTGAGACGTTTGATTTTCATGATGCATAGCAACAACCTGTGAAAAGCGGATAACCCATAAAAAGAATCCCCTAAGGATAACCTGATGCGATAATATGAAAAAACAGAAAAACGCGACAAAGAGATGAAGATTGTCAGCAATCTGTCTATAATCGGCGCCCCATACTGAGGTAGACCATGACTGTAACCACATTCTCCGCACTCGAACTTGACGATAGCTTACTGGACGCTTTGCAGGAAAAAGGATTTCAACGTCCTACTGCCATCCAGTCTGCCGCCATCCCTGCCGCCCTGGAGGGACGCGATGTTCTCGGTTCTGCTCCTACAGGCACCGGTAAAACTGCAGCCTATCTGTTACCTGCACTTCAGCATTTGCTCGATTTCCCAAGAAAACGCTCGGGCCCACCGCGAATTCTTATCCTGACTCCCACACGTGAGCTGGCAATGCAGGTGGCTGATCAGGCGCGCGAACTTGCGCGGCATACGCATCTTGATATTGCCACTATCACTGGAGGCGTGGCGTATATGAACCATGCAGAGATCTTTAGTGAGAATCAGGATATTGTGGTTGCGACTACTGGCCGCCTGTTGCAATACATAAAAGAAGAAAATTTCGATTGCCGTGCCGTAGAAACCCTGATCCTCGATGAAGCGGATCGCATGCTCGACATGGGCTTTGCTCAGGATATCGAAACCATTGCGGCTGAAACTCGCTGGCGTAAACAGACCTTGCTTTTCTCAGCCACGCTGGAGGGGGGGGCTATCCGTGATTTCTCTCAGCGCCTGCTAAATGATCCGATTGAGATAGAAGCTGATCCGGCTCGTCGTGAACGTAAGAAAATTTTGCAGTGGTACTACCGTGCTGATGATTTAAAACATAAAACTGCCCTGCTGGTTCATTTATTACAGCAAGCGGAAGTCACACGCTCCGTTGTCTTTGTGCGCAAACGTGAACGCGTTCACGAACTTTGTGGCTGGCTTAGAGAAGCAGGTATTGCGAACAGTTATCTTGAAGGAGAACTAGAGCAATACAAGCGTAATGAAGCTATCAAACGCGTTGTCGATGGCCGTGTAAACGTGTTGGTGGCAACCGATGTTGCTGCCCGTGGCATTGATATCGATGATGTCAGTCATGTTTTTAACTTTGACCTGCCAAGAACAGCTGACACTTATCTTCATCGCATCGGCAGAACAGGCCGCGCCGGCAAAAAAGGGACTGCTATTTCTCTGGTTGAGGCTCATGACCACCCGCTACTTAGCAAAATCAGTCGGTATATCAACTCACCGTTAAAAGCCCGTACAATTGATGAGCTACGTCCTGTTACTCGCCCCCCCAGTGAGAAACTGGCTGGAAAACCTTCGAAAAAAGTGCTGGCGAAACGCAAAGAGAAAAAAGAACGTGAAGAAGAAAAACCACGGGTGAAAAAACGCCATCGCGGTACTAAAAATATCGGTAAACGTCGTAAGCCAAGCGCAACCAGCACTCGCAGCGAAACTGAATAATTTGCTGAGCAAAAGTAAAACGCCTCCTTCGGAGGCGTTTTTTGATTCTCTTAATAAGCAATAGTAACCACTGACCTTCTCATCATTCCCTGAACATACTATCGCTCAAAAAGTTATCCGTAACGACTATATCTGACCGTCTGCTTACAGGCTTTCTGTAAATGTACGGGCGATAACATCACGCCGCTGTTCGGGTGTCAGAGAGTTAAAGCGCACCGCATAGCCAGAAACACGGATGGTTAATTGCGGATATTTTTCCGGATGCTTCACTGCATCTTCCAGCGTCTCGCGACGCAGTACATTGACATTCAAATGCTGACCACCTTCAACCCGGACTTGTGGTTTCACTTCCAGTGGCACTTCGCGGTATTCGATATCGCCCAGATCGCTGACAGCCACGACCTGATCTTCACTGTAACCCGCTTTAGCACAGACACAACGCGCTTCACCCTTATCTTCATCCAGCAGCCAGAATGAGTTAAGTAGTGTGTTGTTGTTAGCTTTAGTAATTTGAATTCCGGTAATCATGTTTGCCTCCCAGGCCATTTGTTGCGGCCGAATACCGCATAGGGTTCATGAATCAATCACACATAGATTGCTGTTTATATAACAGCCTGTGGGTAAACAAATATTGATTTCGGTCAATAAATAGCGTCAGTCCAAAATAGAGCAATAAACAACATCATGATTCGTATCAAAATTTGCTAAAAATAAAATTCATTTTATTTTAAAAAAATCAAATATTTTTTAAGTTCACCCTCCCCGCAATCCGCGTTAAGCTGTTCTCAAAAAATACAAGGAGAATACGGATGGTCAAGAGCATGACCTGGCATGATGTGCTGGCCGAAGAGAAACAAAAACCCTACTTTATTGAAACACTCGCAGCAGTAGCCAGAGAGCGCGCCTCAGGCAAAAAGATCTATCCTGAGCAAAAGGCGGTATTCAATGCATTTCGTTTAACTGAACTCGGCGATATAAAAGTCGTTATCCTTGGTCAGGATCCTTATCATGGCGCGGGTCAGGCTCACGGACTGGCATTTTCGGTTCAGCCAGGGATCGCCATTCCCCCCTCTCTGATGAATATTTATAAAGAGCTTGCCAGTGAGTTCCCTGACTTTACCAAACCGGCACACGGCTTTTTAGAAAGCTGGGCAAAACAAGGCGTATTGCTGCTCAATACCGTACTCACCGTTGAAGCGGGAAAAGCGCACTCACATGCAAAATATGGCTGGGAAACCTTCACTGATACCGTTATCGCAGCAATTAATCAGTATCGCGAAAACGTTGTATTCATGCTTTGGGGTGCGCATGCGCAGAAAAAAGGGAAAATCATAGACAGGCAACGTCATTATGTCCTGCAGGCTCCCCACCCTTCTCCACTTTCAGCACATCGGGGTTTTCTCGGATGTGGCCACTTCTCAGAAGCTAACCGCTGGCTGGAGCAACATGGTGAGCGGGCAATCAACTGGTCACCAGAATAGGAAATTGACACTAAAAGCACCTTAAGGTGCTTTTAGTGTCGCGATGCGCCTCAAATCAAACCAGGTTACCCTTTGGCTTTTGAAACAGCCACCATCGCCGGACGCAGCAATCGGCCATTCAATGTGTACCCAGGTTGCATAACCATCAACACATGATTGGGATCCATCGCGTCAGACTCCATCATTGACATTGCCTGATGCACTTCGGGATTGAATGCAACATTAATTTCGTTCACCACTTCCACACCAAATTTGCGTACTGCATCCAGCAACGATTTAAGTGTCAGCTCTAACCCCTCGATAGTGGCATGTAATTGAGGATTATTACGATCTGTCACTTCCAAAGCGCGCTCGAGGCTGTCAATTACTGGCAGTAATTCGTTAGTGAACTTCTCAAGAGCAAATTTGTGCGCTTTTTCAATATCTGACTCAGTACGTCGACGAATATTTTCAATCTCAGCCTGAGCTCGCAATTGTGCTTCACGTACTCCCCCCTGAGCAACCGCAAGCTGAGCTTCCAGCTCTGAAATACGCAGCTCGCGCTCATCAGTGCCTGACGCCTCCGGGCTATTTTCTGCCGCAGCGTTAACCTCACGTTCACCAGAGAGAGGTTCGTTTGGTGTATCCTGTTTGTTACCAGTCATAAAATTCTCCGCTTTTTTGCACGTTCATCTCGCTGTTTCGCTTATTATGGGGATGATAATCACAGTTTCAAGTCACGCTTTAGCAACACAAGGACATTTACCACAGAAGAAGGTAACAGCATGATTCACCAGTTTACATCTATCGGTATTGCCGGGCTGCCTCGCCATCCCGGAGCACTCCCTACACACCGCATGCTTTGTCATTGGTTACTGGCTGAAGGATATCAGGTGATTCTTGAACAACAAATTGCGCAAGCACTGCAGATGGATAACATTCCTACCGGCACGCTGGCAGAAATTGGCCGGCTAGCTGACCTCGCTATCGTCGTGGGTGGTGATGGTAATATGCTCGGCGCTGCGAGAGTTCTTTCACGCTATGACATCAAAGTCATTGGCATTAACCGGGGAAATCTTGGCTTTCTGACTGATCTCGACCCTGACACCGCCCGGGAACAGCTTACTGATGTCATGCAGGGAAACTATACCTATGAAGAGCGATTTCTGCTGGAGGCTGAAGTAGGCTGTGCTGACTACCCGGCCCGTAAAAGCAGTGCCGTTAATGAAGTAGTACTACATCCAGGCAAAATTGCGCATATGATAGAGTTTGAAGTCTATATTGATGACAGTTTTGCTTTCTCACAGCGCAGTGATGGTTTGATTATCTCCACCCCGACGGGCTCAACTGCCTACTCACTCTCAGCGGGAGGTCCAATCCTCACCCCAACCCTTGATGCCATCGCTATCGTCCCTATGTTTCCGCATACTTTATCGGCAAGACCCCTTGTTATCAGCAGTGACAGTACTATTCGTCTGCGTTTCTCTGACAGACGCAGCGATTTGGAAATCAGCTGTGACAGTCAGATTGCTCTGCCGATTCAGGAAGGTGAGGAAGTGATTATCCGCCGAAGCAGTGATCACCTTAAGCTCATTCATCCTAAAGAAAATAATTATTTCAGTACGTTAAGCAGTAAGCTTGGTTGGTCACAGAAACTGTTTTAACACCACTTTACTGGTTAAAAAAACAGTATATACTGTATATAGATC is a window from the Erwinia sp. genome containing:
- the lepA gene encoding Elongation factor 4 (ID:JIFNMEKO_02062;~source:Prodigal:2.6), which gives rise to MKHIRNFSIIAHIDHGKSTLSDRLIQICGGLGEREMAAQVLDSMDLERERGITIKAQSVTLDYHAQDGETYQLNFIDTPGHVDFSYEVSRSLAACEGALLVVDAGQGVEAQTLANCYTAMEMDLEVVPVLNKIDLPAADPDRVSQEIEEIVGIDATDAVRCSAKTGVGVPEVLERLVRDIPAPQGDADAPLQALIIDSWFDNYLGVVSLIRIKNGTLRKGEKVKVMSTGQVYNADRLGIFTPKRIDREVLNCGEVGWLVCAIKDILGAPVGDTLTLARHSAEQSLPGFKKVKPQVYAGLFPVSSDDYEAFRDALGKLSLNDASLFYEPESSTALGFGFRCGFLGLLHMEIIQERLEREYDLDLITTAPTVVYEVMTTSGETVYVDSPSKLPPLNNIEELREPIAECHMLLPQEYLGNVITLCIEKRGVQTNMAYHGNQVALTYEIPMAEVVLDFFDRLKSTSRGYASLDYNFKRFQASDMVRVDVLINSERVDALALITHRDNSQYRGRDLVEKMKELIPRQQFDIAIQAAIGNHIIARSTVKQLRKNVLAKCYGGDVSRKKKLLQKQKDGKKRMKQVGNVELPQEAFLAILHVGKDNK
- the rseB gene encoding Sigma-E factor regulatory protein RseB (ID:JIFNMEKO_02064;~source:Prodigal:2.6) — its product is MKPLFRVISLVFVGAFSPLFAQAESSSTTLLQQMEQASQSLNYQLSFINVSRFGIESMRYRHASANGKVYAQLLQLDGPRREIIQRGKEISYFEPGLEPFSLAGDHIIDSLPSLVYADFTKLARSYNYIAVGRTRVADHFCEVIRIVARDGTRYGYIVWIDSESKLPLRADLVDGDGETLEQYRVVDLDISDALFQQMQGLDNSKLPPVISVPGSDKASFDWQVQWLPDGVKEVAQSRRLVPALNKGVESRLYSDGLFSFSVNVSLADKNSTTQLLRTGRRTVQSVVRNNIEITLVGEVPPTTAKRIVDNVILRNSP
- the rseA gene encoding Anti-sigma-E factor RseA (ID:JIFNMEKO_02065;~source:Prodigal:2.6), whose translation is MQKEQLSAFMDGEMTDSALIKSLSTETTLQQDWQRYHLIRDTLRGDLPALIDLDISARVAAAIENDSVAGRTETLIIEAQPKPEQYVRFSLWQKIRPWSSQIAQVGMAACVSLAVIAGVQQYNQPENSNSASDTPVFNTLPIMGQASPVSLGVPGDGYNGTSPQKIQEQRHRVNALMQDYELQRRLYSQQLQFDQQSAQQVTIGVPDNATSGTQQQ
- the lepB gene encoding Signal peptidase I (ID:JIFNMEKO_02061;~source:Prodigal:2.6); its protein translation is MANTFALILTIATLITGILWCINKFKVSAARKAQKQTEPLADGEQHQPGWVETGGSVFPVLFLVFLVRSFIYEPFQIPSGSMMPTLLIGDFILVEKFAYGIKDPITQTTLISTGHPKRGDIAVFKYPKDPSLDYIKRVVGLPGDTVTYDPVSKTVSVQQPCSAGSSCETVVSYGNIEPSGFIQTFSGYEGNDVGSGFYQVPQDETMKGGFRLATRQETLGGVTHNILLLMQAQGQESSYYQQPGQPQATWVVPEGMYFMMGDNRDNSSDSRYWGFVPERNLVGRATAIWMSFEKQEGKWPTGVRLSRIGLVH
- the era_2 gene encoding GTPase Era (ID:JIFNMEKO_02059;~source:Prodigal:2.6), coding for MSENKQHCGFIAIVGRPNVGKSTLLNQLLGQKVSITSRKPQTTRHRIMGIHTEGCWQAIYVDTPGLHIEEKRAINRLMNRAASSSIGDVELVIFVVEGTRWTADDEMVVNKLKESRVPVLLAINKVDNITDKSILLPHMQFLSQQMNFIDIVPISAEHGKNVDTIAALVRQRLPEGGHHFPEDYITDRSQRFMAAEIIREKLMRFLGAELPYSVTVEIEQFVTNERGGFNINGLILVEREGQKKMVIGNRGSRIKTIGIEARKDMEEMFESKVHLELWVKVKSGWADDERALRSLGYSDGL
- the rnc gene encoding Ribonuclease 3 (ID:JIFNMEKO_02060;~source:Prodigal:2.6), yielding MNPIVINRLQRKLGYTFTQQELLQQALTHRSASSKHNERLEFLGDSILSYVIANALYHRFPRVDEGDMSRMRATLVRGNTLAEIAREFELGECLRLGPGELKSGGYRRESILADTVEALIGGVFLDSDIQSVERLILQWYASRLDEISPGDKQKDPKTRLQEYLQGRHLPLPAYLVVQVRGEAHDQEFTIHCQISGINEPVVGTGSSRRKAEQAAAEQALTRLGIE
- the rseC gene encoding Protein RseC (ID:JIFNMEKO_02063;~source:Prodigal:2.6), coding for MMKEWATVISWQEGVATLHSEMKTFCSGCSARRGCGSQLLNKLGPKEAHVMTLRCDEPLQPGQRIELGIPEKSLLSSALVVYFSPLLGLFLMAGLFQFLFVSDLAAAVGALLGGVGGFIIAKGVSASLSKVAAYQPVILNIALGPEQLRVVDSDPARQQDEQ